CCATTTTTGATTATTCAAATTTAGATAATTTAGCAAAATGATAACTTCAATTTATTAAAAACTTAATAAATAATCAAATTGTTTGAACTTATTTTAAAAATAAGTGTACTTGTGTCACTTTATTTTAATTTGCTTTTTTTAGTGTAATAGTCCATGGTTTGGATTTTTTTGATTGAATAAGGTAGTTGGAGATGGGTTTTAATACCGAAGTATATAATGTAACCATAAAACCAAAATCTATGAAAAACTTAAAACGCATATTTCCAATTGAATTTTGGAAAGCACTTGGTAGGGGTTATCCTCTGCTCGGAGTGTTTTTATTGAATACGTTTGTGTGCGGAGCCTATAGTGGAAATTCAACAATTTATACTACAAAGATGTTGGAAAGTATAGAGCAGTCCATTGTAAAAGGTACGGTTGTAGATGAAGATGGTGTTCCATTATCGGGTGCAAATGTGTTGGTAAAAGGTACCACACGTGGCGTGGTAGCGGATTTTGACGGTAATTTTTCAATAGAAGCGACCGTAGGTGACATTCTTGAAATTTCTTATATTGGAATGAAAACAGCTACCGTAACTTTGGATAGTGCCGAAAATGTTACAGTTACATTACTGAGCGATGCGGCATTCTTGGATGAAGTAGTAGTTGTGGCCTATGGTGTACAGAAAAAAGAGAGCGTTACAGGTTCTATTTCCAGTGTAAAGGTGGATAATATTACCCAAGTTCCAGCAACAAATGTGAAAAATTTGTTGATCGGTCAAGCGGCAGGGTTGATTACTAATCAAAATCCGGGGTTGCCCGGTCAGGATAATGCCGCTTTCAGTATTAGGGGGTTTGGTGACCCTCTGGTTATAGTTGATGGTGTAGAGTCTTATTTGGATAGGTTGGACCCTAATGATATAGAGACGATATCAATTTTGAAAGATGCGTCTGCGGCAATTTATGGAGCAAGAGCCGGTAATGGGGTGATTTTGGTAACGACAAAAAGCGGTAAATCTGGAAAAACCAAAATCAACTATCATGGCTGGTACGGAACACAGAACCGGTTAACTTTTCCTGAAATATCTGGCGCAGAGGGGTTTGTTAGTTTAGGTAGGGATGCCATTTTTAATGCTCAATATAATCCCGAAACCCCTGAGGCGGTCATAGATTATGGTAGCTTGTTTACTGAGGAGAAATTGGCCGAGATAAGGTCAGGTGAACAAAAAAGTTATAGTTGGGTAGATGCTTTGCTAAGAAATGGGGGGGCTCAAATAGCTCAACATAACTTGAGTGCCTCGGGTGGTTCGGAAAATGTACAATATTACACGTCACTAGGGTTGCAAAATCAAACAAGTATATTTAATGGAGACTATGATTACAAGAAAATTAGTATAACCAATAATATAAATGCCAATCTTACTCCTGATTTAAGTTTAAGTTTCAATAGTTCCTATATAGATGAATCAAGGGATTATGCGGCAATAGGTTTAAACGATGTTTGGAATGACCTTAGAACGGCACAACCTCTGTATAATCCGTTTTTGCCTGATCCGGATAGAGCACCATATTCAGGGTTTTCACAAAGGTCTCCAGTAGCTAGAACACAGCAGAAATTTGCAGGTTATGAAAGGACCGATCTAGAAACTTTAGCTGCGGCTTTGGATATTAAATATAATTTCCCTTTTGTTCCAGGGTTAAGTATTGGGGTCAAAAACAACATTAGGTTTCGTTTAATAACGCAGGATAGATTACGACAGCCTTATGATGTGTGGTCTTTTGATCCTAGTGCAGTTTCTGCTGATAATGATGGGTATACAAAAGAGGCTACAATTTCTGTAAATGACTTTTATAAATATATTGGTGGAGCCAATTTTAATGATGATCCTAAAAGAAGAATACTGTCCCGTGCTTATCTAAACTATAGTAAAGATATTTCTAAGCATACGATTGGGGCACTCGCATTCGCAGAAAAAGAAGATAATCTTTATGAACGGTTGACTGTCTTGAGAAGGGATCTTCTGTCCTCTGATGTTCCACAGGTAAGTGCAGGAGATGATAACCTTACCACTACAGGTGGATTGGGTGTGCCGTTAAGTTATACTAGGCAAAGTGTTGCAGGTAGACTTAATTATTCTTACGACGGCAAATATTTGTTGGAAGGTACGTTTAGAGCGGACGGAAGTTCAAAATTTGGTCCGGATGTGCGATGGGGATACTTTCCGTCCCTATCACTTGGGTGGAATATTGCCAAGGAAAATTTCTTGCAGAATAGCGAAACTATAAA
This genomic interval from Zobellia roscoffensis contains the following:
- a CDS encoding SusC/RagA family TonB-linked outer membrane protein, with translation MKNLKRIFPIEFWKALGRGYPLLGVFLLNTFVCGAYSGNSTIYTTKMLESIEQSIVKGTVVDEDGVPLSGANVLVKGTTRGVVADFDGNFSIEATVGDILEISYIGMKTATVTLDSAENVTVTLLSDAAFLDEVVVVAYGVQKKESVTGSISSVKVDNITQVPATNVKNLLIGQAAGLITNQNPGLPGQDNAAFSIRGFGDPLVIVDGVESYLDRLDPNDIETISILKDASAAIYGARAGNGVILVTTKSGKSGKTKINYHGWYGTQNRLTFPEISGAEGFVSLGRDAIFNAQYNPETPEAVIDYGSLFTEEKLAEIRSGEQKSYSWVDALLRNGGAQIAQHNLSASGGSENVQYYTSLGLQNQTSIFNGDYDYKKISITNNINANLTPDLSLSFNSSYIDESRDYAAIGLNDVWNDLRTAQPLYNPFLPDPDRAPYSGFSQRSPVARTQQKFAGYERTDLETLAAALDIKYNFPFVPGLSIGVKNNIRFRLITQDRLRQPYDVWSFDPSAVSADNDGYTKEATISVNDFYKYIGGANFNDDPKRRILSRAYLNYSKDISKHTIGALAFAEKEDNLYERLTVLRRDLLSSDVPQVSAGDDNLTTTGGLGVPLSYTRQSVAGRLNYSYDGKYLLEGTFRADGSSKFGPDVRWGYFPSLSLGWNIAKENFLQNSETIKELKLRLSYSETGIDSNIGNTAFEFLTGFSETGQVYYLDENTPTPTIRTEGIANQLVTWEETTMYNIGLDLSLFGGKLYANIDAFYRLREGLLRLPIEGLPTTFGANLPATNLDTRNNRGFEALVGYRNNWEDFGVNIAGTFTLARERYGDYQENIDFANPTQVRLDKRSGRYVNTTFGYQTDGLFNTQQEVDEYLNQFTIEDLNGSPKPGDIRYIDRNGDNILNRDDQYEIGFGNIPEMLFSLNSNFSYKNFSLGMLWQGASKFNVLITAGARNPFNNETVPYTLHEKYSWRQDPSNPGVGANPNAQLPAFERNGARIWNGASSDFWYKDGTYLRLKNANISYKLPAEVLDLIKFENLEFYVAGDNLLTFSKLGIYKDIIDPEEASSATGLTLPILRTFTFGVRIGL